One window of the Octopus sinensis unplaced genomic scaffold, ASM634580v1 Contig08735, whole genome shotgun sequence genome contains the following:
- the LOC115227906 gene encoding uncharacterized protein LOC115227906, which translates to MSTQPNIPSVKTEVTSFVHLHDFTGTDNNWAKNELYVDRKNISGLFASDAYRVNPTKKVTDTLKSRIGSQLMKSLDGTELSRIGLYQSLSKWKFKENTIKSEEKMVVQEDNITNEEFNPSNEVRTQSYYSFSGKRDKKLVENPIEAKNFLSKKAFL; encoded by the exons ATGTCTACTCAACCGAATATTCCGAGTGTCAAAACAGAAGTGACTTCTTTTGTTCATTTACACGATTTTACGGGGACCGACAATAATTGGGCTAAAAATGAGTTATAcg TTGATCGGAAGAATATTTCTGGCTTATTTGCGAGTGATGCTTACAGGGTGAATCCTACTAAAAAGGTCACAGATACATTAAAG TCTCGTATTGGGTCTCAATTGATGAAATCGTTGGATGGGACAGAATTGAGTAGGATAGGATTATATCAG TCTTTGTCAAAGTGGAAATTCAAGGAAAATACTATCAAGTCAGAAGAAAAGATGGTCGTCCAGGAGGATAATATCACTAATGAAGAGTTTAATCCATCAAATGAGGTCAGGACGCAGTCCTATTATTCATTTTCCGGAAAACGTGACAAGAAACTTGTGGAGAATCCCATCGAGGCTAAGAATTTTTTATCCAAAAAGGcatttttgtag